A region from the Chitinivibrionales bacterium genome encodes:
- a CDS encoding diguanylate cyclase, which produces MKASLPDQIISVLLIEENEIQRKLITDMLATIPDIHFAVTCKDKLDGALNYLVDHSSDVILMDLISTNSRAFDAFIEVHSKTTDVPIIVVASDDDENIALKAIQCGAQDYLVRGNFDAVLIARSIRYAIERQRMLTELKFALASEKVLMEELDRKNKELVELSITDGLTGLYNHRFIQERFDFEFKRAKRYGAPLSCMLIDIDHFKSVNDTYGHQFGDLVLTEIADLIKKGSREVDICGRYGGEEFMVVASVNADDAMLYATKLHKSIDEYEFTNGENSIHVTVSIGVVDYHNEVKTKQELIDRADSALYWAKRDGRNLIRLWKNVEGDDAKESLDQLGISGLKSEFMRLSHDIRATYMESTNALVRAIDAKDHYTQEHSKGVSSYAVQVAKALRLPEKETEIIKYAGLLHDIGKIGISHEILTKKERLKSEEFDILKKHPVIGVSILKDVKFLEKEIPIILHHHEHFDGRGYPHGLKGREIPLGARILAVVDAWDAMTTDREYRRRLSTEEAINELKRFSGTQFDNEIVDAFLALFEKGFDGFSKKCSKK; this is translated from the coding sequence ATGAAAGCATCATTGCCCGACCAGATAATCAGTGTTCTTCTGATCGAAGAAAATGAAATCCAGAGGAAACTGATTACCGATATGCTTGCCACAATTCCCGATATCCATTTTGCTGTCACATGTAAAGATAAGCTCGATGGTGCTCTCAATTATCTTGTCGATCATTCCTCCGATGTAATTCTTATGGATCTTATTTCCACCAACAGTCGGGCATTCGATGCTTTCATTGAGGTGCACAGCAAAACTACCGATGTTCCGATTATCGTAGTGGCGTCGGATGATGATGAGAATATTGCGCTCAAGGCAATCCAGTGTGGGGCCCAGGATTATCTGGTACGGGGTAATTTTGATGCAGTGCTCATTGCGCGGTCAATTCGTTATGCAATCGAACGTCAACGTATGCTTACCGAACTGAAATTCGCGCTCGCTTCGGAAAAAGTTCTTATGGAAGAACTTGACCGGAAAAACAAAGAGCTGGTTGAACTTTCTATTACCGATGGGCTTACCGGGTTGTATAATCATCGTTTTATTCAGGAACGATTCGATTTTGAATTCAAACGTGCGAAACGGTACGGAGCTCCACTCTCGTGCATGCTCATCGATATCGATCATTTTAAATCGGTCAATGATACCTATGGTCATCAATTCGGTGACCTGGTTCTCACCGAAATAGCCGATTTGATAAAAAAAGGTTCCCGTGAAGTTGATATTTGCGGTCGTTATGGTGGCGAAGAATTCATGGTTGTTGCAAGTGTTAATGCCGATGATGCCATGCTCTATGCAACCAAGTTACATAAATCCATTGATGAGTATGAGTTCACCAATGGAGAAAATTCCATTCATGTTACTGTCAGTATCGGAGTGGTGGATTATCATAATGAAGTCAAAACCAAGCAGGAACTGATTGATCGGGCCGATTCGGCGCTCTACTGGGCGAAACGGGACGGTCGTAACCTGATCAGGCTGTGGAAAAATGTTGAAGGTGACGATGCCAAGGAGTCGCTGGACCAGCTGGGGATCAGTGGCCTTAAATCCGAATTCATGCGCCTTTCGCATGATATTCGGGCAACCTATATGGAATCAACCAATGCTCTGGTGCGGGCTATTGATGCTAAGGATCATTATACTCAGGAACATTCGAAAGGGGTTTCTTCATATGCAGTACAGGTTGCCAAAGCATTGCGACTGCCCGAAAAGGAGACTGAAATCATAAAATATGCAGGGCTCCTTCATGATATCGGGAAAATTGGAATAAGCCACGAAATTCTTACCAAGAAAGAGCGCCTGAAATCTGAAGAGTTTGATATATTAAAAAAACACCCTGTTATCGGAGTCAGTATTCTCAAGGATGTAAAATTTCTGGAGAAGGAAATTCCGATCATTCTTCACCACCACGAACATTTTGACGGAAGAGGATATCCCCATGGATTGAAGGGGAGAGAAATTCCTCTGGGAGCCCGGATTCTGGCCGTTGTTGATGCCTGGGATGCTATGACTACCGATCGCGAATATCGACGACGGCTTTCGACCGAGGAAGCAATTAATGAGCTGAAACGATTCAGCGGTACACAATTTGACAATGAAATTGTTGATGCTTTTTTAGCCCTTTTTGAAAAGGGGTTTGATGGTTTTTCAAAGAAATGTTCGAAAAAATGA
- a CDS encoding anti-sigma factor antagonist (This anti-anti-sigma factor, or anti-sigma factor antagonist, belongs to a family that includes characterized members SpoIIAA, RsbV, RsfA, and RsfB.) gives MVFQRNVRKNDRHVSPEASGRMKIKIQEENGLVITSIDGSILQEHVPLFRMRLLELIEQGKTKIILNMGEATYLSSIGLAALVTVKGRAEEGGGDLVLVQTNYLIANLLKITNLHKKIKVFETLDTARTYFISD, from the coding sequence ATGGTTTTTCAAAGAAATGTTCGAAAAAATGACCGACACGTATCTCCAGAAGCGAGTGGACGGATGAAAATAAAAATTCAGGAAGAAAATGGTCTGGTAATCACTTCCATTGACGGATCAATATTACAGGAACATGTTCCGCTCTTTCGAATGCGGCTTCTGGAACTAATCGAACAAGGAAAAACAAAAATCATTTTGAATATGGGTGAAGCTACCTATTTGAGTAGTATCGGACTGGCCGCTCTGGTAACTGTTAAAGGGCGGGCCGAAGAGGGTGGGGGGGATCTAGTGCTGGTGCAAACCAACTATTTAATCGCAAATTTACTGAAAATCACCAACCTTCATAAAAAAATAAAAGTCTTTGAAACCCTGGATACTGCACGGACCTACTTTATTTCCGATTGA
- the dnaA gene encoding chromosomal replication initiator protein DnaA yields MENVDNMLTNNLSESHSLTPWERCLRQIEEKIGSSSFETWFRTISMTTSSGGFVTIQVPNRFFADFIEEHFGEIIAETLNKNDIPCTTLQFEPIEKDWKIIEPISNTIKTTKEKAIPRTVEKSGLFHPNYTFDKFVVGDSNRMAHAASLAVAEAPGKTTFNPLIIYGSTGLGKTHLLQAIGHFAQKECTADKVIYLTSEEFTSKYISYVIEKRDSTSFYKRFRDIDLLLIDDIQFFSGKHGTQKEFFRIFNKLLLENKQIVLSSDRPPDKIPDMMKHIINRFLGGLISDIQPPNFETRMAILRKKAEIDGMSIPNDVIEYIANHVTSNVRELEGILIKLLASSSFTGRDITLDITKEICGDIFSQKSEPVSIQMIQQKVSEEFKCSLNQLTAHSRKREVSLPRYIAMFLCKKWTRQSLRSIGFAFSGRDYSTVIHACKKIEKLLATDNEIAERVEQIEEQIRAVA; encoded by the coding sequence ATGGAGAATGTGGATAACATGTTAACAAATAACCTTTCAGAATCGCATTCCCTTACTCCCTGGGAACGCTGTTTGCGCCAAATTGAAGAAAAAATCGGATCCTCAAGTTTCGAAACATGGTTCAGAACCATATCGATGACTACTTCCTCCGGGGGTTTTGTCACCATTCAGGTTCCCAATCGATTTTTTGCCGATTTTATCGAAGAACATTTCGGTGAAATCATTGCAGAGACACTCAATAAAAATGACATTCCATGCACTACCCTGCAGTTTGAGCCGATCGAAAAGGACTGGAAAATAATTGAGCCGATTTCAAATACGATAAAAACAACCAAAGAAAAAGCTATTCCCCGCACCGTGGAAAAAAGCGGCCTCTTTCACCCCAACTACACGTTTGATAAGTTTGTTGTCGGCGACAGCAATCGTATGGCCCATGCAGCATCCCTGGCTGTTGCCGAAGCTCCGGGTAAAACCACGTTCAACCCCCTCATTATCTACGGAAGCACGGGTCTGGGTAAAACCCATCTGCTTCAGGCAATCGGTCATTTTGCTCAAAAAGAATGTACCGCAGATAAAGTTATTTATCTTACCAGCGAAGAATTCACGTCCAAATATATAAGTTATGTTATTGAAAAACGTGATTCTACCTCTTTTTATAAGCGTTTCAGAGATATCGACCTGCTTCTTATCGATGATATCCAGTTTTTCAGCGGCAAACACGGCACCCAAAAGGAATTTTTTCGCATATTCAACAAATTACTTTTGGAAAACAAGCAAATAGTCCTTTCTTCAGATCGCCCTCCGGACAAAATTCCGGATATGATGAAACACATCATTAACCGATTTCTGGGAGGACTGATATCGGATATTCAGCCACCGAATTTTGAAACACGAATGGCGATCCTCAGAAAAAAAGCCGAAATCGACGGTATGTCGATTCCCAACGATGTTATCGAATACATTGCCAACCATGTTACTTCCAACGTACGGGAGCTTGAAGGAATTCTCATAAAGCTTCTTGCATCATCGTCATTTACCGGTCGCGATATTACCCTGGATATCACAAAGGAAATATGTGGGGATATTTTTTCACAAAAGAGCGAACCGGTATCCATTCAGATGATCCAGCAGAAGGTTTCTGAAGAATTCAAATGCAGTCTCAATCAGCTTACCGCGCACTCGCGCAAAAGAGAAGTGTCCCTTCCCCGGTATATTGCCATGTTTTTATGCAAAAAATGGACTCGACAGTCATTGCGATCGATCGGCTTTGCCTTTAGTGGAAGAGACTATTCGACAGTAATTCATGCCTGTAAAAAGATAGAAAAGCTCTTAGCAACAGATAATGAAATTGCAGAGCGGGTAGAACAAATCGAAGAACAGATCAGAGCTGTCGCCTGA
- a CDS encoding MCE family protein codes for MDDRRLGYIICAILALFLVVVGSYVIKTSYFPSEVRVILFPRIGNLRIEDPVNVHGATVGKIKSVQSHPRGVCVEIMLDKKLTIYKNYSIVTIDKGLMGDRVISITPGGKSFSSIPASDTLQGKFVPGISEAVGLAWRLKEEIHKYQELSTLFLEGKGGDDAPFAEKFNTLVSDIDSLTHFLLLKLPELDSQLSRQLKEIDRIAVKTSIFTREVNSVADGYSTMLEKFINEAALALVEIGELMNTVSSALELVQEKDKTVWARQIEQINTQINLLRKTIKEIEKYGIPLRIEIVF; via the coding sequence ATGGATGACCGTCGGCTGGGATATATAATTTGTGCCATTCTTGCCCTGTTTCTTGTTGTAGTCGGCTCCTACGTGATTAAAACTTCCTATTTTCCTTCAGAAGTCCGGGTAATTCTGTTTCCCCGCATAGGCAACCTCCGAATTGAAGATCCCGTAAATGTTCACGGTGCAACAGTCGGTAAAATCAAATCGGTCCAGTCTCACCCCCGAGGGGTCTGTGTAGAAATAATGCTCGATAAAAAGCTCACTATCTATAAAAATTATTCGATTGTTACTATTGATAAGGGCCTGATGGGCGATCGGGTGATTTCCATTACTCCCGGAGGAAAAAGCTTCTCTTCCATCCCGGCCTCCGATACGCTTCAGGGAAAATTTGTTCCCGGAATTTCCGAAGCTGTTGGTTTGGCCTGGCGGCTTAAGGAAGAAATTCATAAATACCAGGAGCTCTCTACCTTGTTTCTGGAAGGCAAGGGTGGCGATGATGCTCCTTTTGCAGAAAAATTCAACACGCTGGTGAGCGATATCGACAGTCTAACTCATTTTCTTCTCCTGAAACTCCCTGAACTCGACAGCCAACTCAGCCGTCAATTAAAAGAAATCGACCGGATCGCGGTTAAGACTTCCATATTTACCCGCGAAGTTAATTCTGTTGCCGATGGATACAGTACGATGCTGGAAAAATTTATCAATGAAGCCGCTCTGGCTCTCGTTGAAATCGGAGAACTGATGAATACGGTATCCTCCGCGCTCGAGCTTGTGCAGGAAAAGGATAAAACAGTATGGGCCAGGCAGATAGAGCAAATCAATACTCAGATTAACCTGCTCCGAAAAACGATTAAAGAAATCGAAAAATACGGCATTCCACTTCGGATTGAAATTGTTTTCTGA
- the fliD gene encoding flagellar filament capping protein FliD — translation MGISINGPSGIDTSYIIDSLTDMEYERVRRVEQQKAAYDLKIQAYSKLQSFVSDVSSKAFSLNNKDDFGLFAENSSNEDIVTVTGAAGSTPGSYGVRVFNVAQHEKMVSADGIISSQTEALSSFGIGTGTISIEGTEIDITATDTIQDARRKINNATDADGKELGVSASVIKMSDTNFRLVLSAKDTGSGGIAYKDVSGTALQDLGIIHSADGNKGNTTQVLTSTDDINTIFSGLVAGDTIQYGGVDHNGNEVSNTFIVKASSTVDDLLQQVEETYNGMADATIDATGNLVLTSKVEGSSQMTMTSLNIAGTDYQMNVSVAGDEGAGVLSVGSNAYFSVDSLYMESKSNAAQDFIAGVTLNLNKADAGETVAVEIDRDYEAITKKVKDLIDSFNALHRFSKESTTYGDPEDEDSDGGVLAGDMTVSSIVSRIRKLFQTQFENAPTYKNLTMAGVETDYNTGRFTLDEERFKEALQKSFDEVVDLFVTSGASDNANITLGIYDENVKSGTYTLEEINGNQQVRITGSDGTSYDSDVRTGEIVSFSEGLAAGLKLTFPAGTLAAGETASFTFTRGLSDIIKDEIDGLTDSKEGLISLRQETYRSSINRANDRITKLEARVEKYRERLVREFSYMEQVMAELQSQSTNMLSALG, via the coding sequence ATGGGAATCTCAATCAACGGACCGTCAGGAATCGATACCTCCTATATTATCGATTCTCTTACGGATATGGAATATGAGCGGGTGCGCAGAGTTGAGCAGCAGAAAGCGGCATATGATCTGAAAATACAGGCCTACAGTAAATTACAATCCTTTGTCAGCGATGTATCATCAAAAGCTTTTTCACTGAATAACAAAGATGATTTCGGCCTCTTTGCCGAGAATTCATCGAACGAAGACATTGTTACTGTAACGGGCGCAGCGGGAAGCACTCCCGGTTCATACGGCGTTAGAGTTTTTAATGTGGCGCAGCATGAAAAAATGGTCAGTGCCGATGGGATCATTTCCAGCCAGACAGAGGCCTTGTCATCCTTTGGGATAGGTACCGGAACAATCAGTATCGAGGGTACCGAAATCGATATAACCGCAACCGATACGATTCAGGATGCAAGGCGGAAAATAAACAATGCAACTGATGCAGATGGGAAGGAACTGGGAGTCTCGGCATCGGTGATAAAAATGAGTGATACCAATTTCAGGCTCGTTCTTTCTGCAAAAGATACGGGAAGCGGCGGTATTGCATACAAGGATGTTTCCGGAACAGCACTGCAGGACCTTGGAATAATCCACTCGGCCGACGGCAACAAGGGAAATACGACACAGGTACTTACATCTACTGATGATATCAATACAATTTTTTCGGGTTTGGTTGCTGGAGACACAATTCAATATGGAGGGGTGGATCATAACGGAAACGAAGTCAGTAATACCTTCATAGTAAAAGCATCGAGCACAGTTGACGATTTACTTCAGCAGGTTGAGGAAACCTACAACGGCATGGCCGATGCAACGATCGACGCGACCGGTAACCTGGTACTCACCTCAAAAGTTGAGGGGAGTTCCCAGATGACAATGACTTCACTGAACATTGCCGGAACCGATTATCAGATGAATGTTTCTGTCGCCGGTGATGAAGGCGCAGGGGTATTGTCGGTAGGAAGCAATGCCTATTTCAGTGTTGATTCACTCTATATGGAATCGAAATCAAATGCAGCACAAGATTTCATTGCCGGTGTAACGCTTAACCTTAATAAAGCTGATGCCGGGGAGACGGTAGCGGTTGAAATTGACCGTGATTACGAGGCAATTACTAAAAAGGTCAAGGATCTTATTGATTCATTCAATGCCCTTCATCGGTTTTCAAAAGAGAGCACAACCTATGGTGACCCTGAGGATGAGGACAGTGATGGGGGAGTTCTTGCCGGTGATATGACCGTTTCGAGTATCGTCAGTCGGATAAGAAAATTATTTCAAACTCAGTTTGAAAATGCTCCCACTTACAAAAATCTCACCATGGCCGGTGTTGAAACCGATTACAATACAGGGAGGTTTACTCTCGACGAAGAGAGATTCAAAGAAGCTCTTCAGAAGTCTTTTGATGAGGTTGTTGATTTGTTTGTTACTTCAGGAGCATCCGATAATGCGAACATTACCCTGGGTATTTACGATGAGAATGTTAAATCGGGAACGTATACTCTCGAAGAGATCAACGGCAATCAACAGGTTCGTATTACGGGAAGTGACGGTACCTCCTATGATTCCGATGTGCGGACGGGTGAGATCGTCTCTTTTTCAGAGGGGCTGGCCGCGGGGCTTAAATTGACATTTCCCGCCGGAACACTGGCAGCGGGAGAGACCGCTTCCTTTACCTTCACCCGTGGTTTGAGTGATATTATTAAAGATGAAATTGACGGCTTAACCGACAGCAAGGAAGGTCTGATTTCGCTCCGGCAGGAAACATACCGGAGTAGTATTAATCGCGCTAATGACCGGATAACAAAGTTGGAAGCCAGAGTTGAAAAATACAGGGAAAGACTGGTACGGGAATTCAGTTATATGGAGCAGGTAATGGCCGAACTCCAGTCTCAAAGTACAAATATGTTAAGTGCCCTGGGTTAA
- the fliS gene encoding flagellar export chaperone FliS → MKKGYSAYRTVNVDTADQGKLILIAYDVAIKHCKLSIELFDEKDKIEQRTRHLFKAQDAISELMSALNMDTGEIALNLYRLYEYLMHNLIQANVKSSKSFVEDTLKHLYTLRDAWNEAICITKASSANQEDSNSQENFAVTG, encoded by the coding sequence GTGAAAAAAGGATATTCAGCTTACCGCACAGTAAATGTCGATACCGCTGATCAGGGAAAACTTATTCTGATTGCCTATGACGTTGCAATTAAACATTGCAAATTGTCGATAGAATTATTTGATGAAAAGGATAAGATTGAGCAGCGGACCCGGCATCTTTTTAAGGCGCAGGATGCAATTTCAGAATTGATGAGTGCCCTTAATATGGATACTGGAGAGATCGCACTTAACCTTTACCGGCTTTATGAATATCTGATGCATAATCTTATCCAGGCGAATGTTAAATCGAGTAAAAGCTTTGTTGAAGATACTCTCAAACATCTGTATACATTACGTGATGCATGGAATGAAGCGATTTGTATAACCAAAGCGTCTTCGGCAAACCAGGAAGATTCTAATAGTCAGGAAAACTTTGCAGTAACAGGATGA
- a CDS encoding aspartate kinase, with amino-acid sequence MEFIVCKFGGSSLATKEGIQQVAKILTLNTSRRCVVLSAPGKASGITIKVTDLLIRIAKKSLKNDDCSEEINQLKQRYRDIYLPLGISDKECDEIISDLETRVAAPKDNKDKYHDSIVASGEDFNARLFARYLTTKGIDARYVSPKEAGLIVTDSFGDAQPLRDSSMRLAQLKKICSETVVVFPGFYGITQNGDIATFSRGGSDLTGAILADSLDAIEYENWTDVNGIYSTNPNLVDSPLQIPALTYKEMRELSYIGFNVFHEEAVRPAMDKKIPIRLRNTFNLDNSGTLIVSRRLPSERDVVGIASGGGYASFNLQKFLMNREKGFGRKLLSIIEKMGLSYEHCPSGVDNMSVILDQSQLTPEIVNNIIRRIEETLQPDDIKTEFGIALVAVVGEGLIHKVGVLAQTAQALGDANVNIKMANQGSSEISMIFGIDASDEKKAVGALYNKFFG; translated from the coding sequence ATGGAGTTTATTGTATGCAAATTTGGCGGAAGTTCTCTTGCAACAAAGGAAGGCATTCAACAAGTTGCCAAAATACTCACGTTAAACACATCGCGTCGTTGTGTGGTCTTGTCGGCACCGGGCAAAGCATCCGGTATTACCATCAAAGTTACCGACCTGCTGATCAGAATTGCAAAAAAGAGCCTTAAAAATGACGATTGTTCCGAAGAAATCAATCAGCTCAAGCAGCGGTACCGTGACATTTATTTGCCCCTTGGAATCTCCGATAAGGAGTGCGATGAAATAATATCCGATCTCGAAACACGTGTTGCGGCTCCAAAGGACAATAAAGATAAATATCATGATTCAATTGTTGCGTCGGGCGAAGATTTCAATGCTCGTCTGTTTGCCCGTTATTTAACAACGAAGGGAATCGATGCACGGTATGTTTCACCCAAAGAAGCCGGTTTGATCGTCACCGATAGTTTCGGCGATGCTCAACCGCTCAGGGACAGTTCAATGAGACTTGCCCAGCTGAAAAAAATCTGTTCTGAAACTGTCGTTGTTTTCCCGGGTTTCTACGGGATCACTCAAAATGGTGATATTGCGACATTCAGCCGGGGGGGCTCCGACCTTACCGGTGCTATTCTTGCCGATTCTCTCGATGCAATCGAATATGAAAACTGGACTGATGTTAATGGTATCTACAGCACAAATCCCAATCTTGTAGATTCTCCCTTACAAATCCCGGCCCTTACCTACAAAGAAATGCGGGAATTGAGCTATATAGGATTTAATGTTTTTCATGAAGAAGCTGTTCGTCCGGCTATGGATAAAAAAATTCCGATACGCCTCCGCAATACGTTCAATCTCGATAATTCCGGAACACTCATTGTTTCCCGCCGTCTCCCCTCCGAACGAGATGTCGTGGGTATTGCCAGTGGCGGTGGCTATGCAAGTTTTAATCTGCAAAAATTCCTCATGAACCGTGAGAAAGGATTTGGAAGAAAACTGCTTTCAATTATCGAAAAGATGGGCCTTTCTTATGAACACTGCCCCTCCGGAGTCGATAACATGTCGGTCATTCTCGACCAGTCCCAACTCACACCGGAGATAGTTAATAATATTATTCGAAGAATCGAAGAAACCCTTCAACCCGATGATATCAAAACCGAATTCGGTATTGCCTTGGTTGCAGTTGTCGGCGAGGGGCTTATCCATAAAGTTGGAGTTCTTGCACAAACAGCACAAGCGCTGGGCGATGCGAATGTCAATATCAAAATGGCCAATCAAGGAAGTTCAGAAATCAGTATGATTTTCGGAATCGATGCCTCGGATGAGAAAAAGGCTGTTGGGGCATTATACAATAAGTTTTTCGGATAG
- a CDS encoding sigma-70 family RNA polymerase sigma factor, which yields MRQPRLDTARFLSEETSLALYLREISKDKTLTIEEEVELAVHIKKGDRKALEKLVRANLRFVVSVCRNYQNQGLPLNDLINEGNLGLIRAAKRFDEKKNFKFISYAVWWIRQSILQALAEQSRIIKLPLNRVGTIHKIGKTQSKLEQKYRRMPNIEEIARELNIDENEVRESMKIGNNHASLDAPLQRGEESNLMDMIQDDQQEQPDDGAIDISLQEEINKTLSTLTQKEKDVVRLYFGIGEDTAHTLEEIGLRFNCTRERVRQIKEKAIRRLKHASRRNRLKMYRP from the coding sequence ATGCGCCAACCCAGATTAGACACAGCGCGGTTCTTGTCGGAGGAAACTTCTCTCGCTCTCTACTTAAGAGAAATAAGCAAGGATAAAACCTTGACCATCGAGGAAGAAGTAGAGTTGGCGGTTCATATCAAAAAGGGTGATCGAAAGGCTCTCGAGAAACTGGTGCGGGCAAATCTACGCTTTGTTGTCAGTGTGTGCCGCAATTATCAGAATCAGGGCCTTCCTTTAAACGATCTTATTAACGAAGGAAATCTCGGCCTTATCAGAGCCGCTAAGCGGTTTGACGAAAAAAAGAATTTCAAGTTTATCTCCTATGCAGTATGGTGGATTCGACAGTCTATCCTGCAAGCCCTCGCAGAGCAATCCCGCATAATCAAATTACCGCTCAACCGGGTCGGAACGATTCATAAAATCGGAAAAACTCAAAGCAAGCTTGAACAGAAGTACCGTCGAATGCCCAACATCGAAGAAATTGCCCGGGAGCTGAATATCGATGAAAATGAAGTGCGGGAAAGTATGAAAATCGGCAACAATCATGCTTCGCTGGATGCACCATTGCAGCGGGGTGAAGAATCGAACCTGATGGATATGATTCAAGACGATCAGCAGGAACAGCCCGATGATGGAGCGATAGATATTTCACTCCAGGAAGAAATCAATAAAACACTCAGCACGCTTACCCAAAAAGAAAAAGATGTTGTCCGTCTCTATTTCGGTATCGGAGAAGATACTGCCCACACCCTCGAAGAAATTGGGCTGCGGTTTAATTGTACCCGTGAAAGGGTTCGTCAGATTAAAGAGAAAGCAATACGCCGGCTCAAACATGCTTCACGGCGTAATCGCCTGAAAATGTATCGCCCCTGA
- a CDS encoding type II secretion system F family protein, giving the protein MPTYLYVGVTPGGKQVKGEIQARNKNEVLSLLRKKKLRPLSVKGKPINLNIDIMGGGVKLQELSRFSRQFAAMASAGLPLVQCLDILAQQTENKILAKAIQQVSGDIQSGNTLADSLSKHPKIFNQLYCNMVAAGETSGNLDAILTRLAEYQEKAYALRRKIQGALNYPIILSIVAIAVVAIMLTFVVPTFAQMFADMGGELPLPTRIVMTLSDFLRANIIFILAFIIAAVVGITMYYKTEKGQYNIDWLKLHLPIIGNLERKGSVSRFSQTLSTLLSSGVTILDALSITAKTAGNAVLEKGLFRTLEKITGGLTIAEPLKDTGIFPPMVIHMIAVGEKTGDLSGMLTKVSQFYQEEVDAAVDALTSMLEPLMIVVMGVVIGGILFAMYMPMFEMIGNIGG; this is encoded by the coding sequence ATGCCTACTTATCTTTATGTAGGAGTCACCCCCGGCGGAAAACAGGTGAAGGGGGAAATACAGGCCCGGAATAAGAATGAAGTTTTAAGCCTTCTCCGAAAGAAAAAACTACGCCCGCTTTCTGTTAAAGGAAAGCCTATCAATCTGAATATTGATATTATGGGAGGCGGCGTCAAACTTCAGGAACTCAGTCGGTTTTCACGCCAGTTTGCCGCAATGGCCTCTGCCGGTTTACCCCTTGTGCAATGTCTTGATATCCTGGCGCAGCAAACCGAAAATAAAATCCTTGCCAAAGCTATTCAGCAGGTGTCGGGTGATATCCAAAGCGGTAATACCCTCGCCGACTCCCTGTCAAAACACCCGAAAATTTTCAACCAGCTCTACTGCAACATGGTAGCCGCAGGAGAAACATCGGGTAACCTCGATGCAATCCTTACCCGACTGGCAGAATACCAGGAAAAGGCCTATGCTCTTCGCCGGAAAATTCAGGGAGCCCTCAATTATCCGATTATTCTCTCGATTGTTGCAATAGCGGTCGTTGCCATTATGCTTACCTTTGTGGTGCCGACCTTTGCACAAATGTTTGCCGATATGGGGGGGGAACTTCCCCTGCCGACCCGAATAGTAATGACACTGTCGGATTTTCTCCGTGCCAATATCATTTTCATACTCGCTTTTATCATTGCAGCTGTGGTTGGAATTACAATGTATTACAAAACCGAAAAGGGACAATACAATATCGACTGGCTCAAACTTCATCTGCCCATAATTGGGAATCTCGAGCGCAAGGGCTCGGTCAGCCGTTTCTCACAAACCCTTTCAACCCTCCTCTCGAGCGGTGTCACCATTCTGGATGCCCTTTCAATTACCGCAAAAACAGCCGGCAATGCTGTTTTAGAAAAAGGACTTTTCAGAACCCTGGAAAAAATTACCGGAGGTTTAACTATCGCCGAACCGCTCAAGGATACCGGGATATTTCCGCCAATGGTTATTCATATGATAGCAGTCGGCGAAAAAACCGGTGACCTATCAGGGATGCTGACCAAGGTCTCCCAGTTCTATCAGGAAGAGGTTGATGCTGCTGTCGATGCCCTTACTTCCATGCTCGAACCTCTTATGATCGTTGTTATGGGTGTTGTTATCGGTGGAATTCTGTTTGCCATGTATATGCCGATGTTCGAGATGATCGGCAATATCGGCGGATAA